Genomic window (Streptomyces sp. LX-29):
GCGACAGGCCGAGCTCCGTCAGGTCGGAGTCGCCGACCGCCATGTCCACGCACTGCCGTCCGGCGCCGCCGAACGGCGCCAGGAGATAGAGGAAGGCCAGACCGCCCTCGGTGGCCTCGCGCAGGCCCTCCAACGCCGCGTGGCAGGCGTCCCGGACGGGCGCGTGGGCCAGCGCCTTCAGGGCCAGGTGCGGAGTGGTCGAACCCAGGCGGTAGAGCCCGCGCCCCTCCTGGACGAAGGCCCCCTCGCCCACCCCGGAGCGCAGGATGCGGTAGACCGTCGAGTCGTCCAGACCGGTCGCCCGGGCCAGCTCCCCGGGGCCGTGGGCCCGCCCCCGCAGCCAGGTGAACGCCTGCTGGACGCGGAAGACGCGCTCCGCGTGCCCGGTTCCGCCGACCGCACCTCTACTGAC
Coding sequences:
- a CDS encoding IclR family transcriptional regulator C-terminal domain-containing protein, with protein sequence MVSRGAVGGTGHAERVFRVQQAFTWLRGRAHGPGELARATGLDDSTVYRILRSGVGEGAFVQEGRGLYRLGSTTPHLALKALAHAPVRDACHAALEGLREATEGGLAFLYLLAPFGGAGRQCVDMAVGDSDLTELGLSPRALLAVSQSLRVGAAGRAILAHLPEAIREAVLEQPVPPEAGPGAHRDDVELLASLKPIREQGYAVECEESAAGWHGCAAPVHADELIMGSVLLLKPAHALPAEISRDVIAATRHAADGIRINSR